A genomic segment from Nicotiana tabacum cultivar K326 chromosome 9, ASM71507v2, whole genome shotgun sequence encodes:
- the LOC107831519 gene encoding 3-ketoacyl-CoA synthase 3, which produces MDLISILFYGLPFFYLLFLIWKIIDRKRHQNCYILDYECHKPTDDRMLSTKFSGEVIRRNKHLGINEYQFLLKAIVSSGIGEQTYAPRMIFYGREACPTYEDGILEMEEFFHDSIDKVLKRNGISPSEIDVLVVNISMLTCMPSLAARIINYYKMREDIKVYNITGMGCSASVIAINIVQSIFKNEKNKVALMVTSESLSPNWYTGNNRSMILANCLFRSGGSAILLTNKVALKNKAMFKLKCLVRTHHGAKDEAYDSCIQKEDDQGHIGFHLDKTLPKAATKALVDNLKTIAPLILPVRELLRFAIVSLVRKMNWGSTKGGARPVVNFKTGVDHICLHTGGKAVIDGVGTNLNLSEYDLEPARMTLHRFGNTSASSLWYVLGYMEAKKRLKKGDKVLMISFGAGFKCNSCLWEVLRDLGNENVWKDCIDNYPPKTLANPFLEKFGWLHDEDPNTFVVPDDYVIPDD; this is translated from the coding sequence atGGATCTCATTTCcattttattttatggtcttcctttcttttatctCCTCTTCTTGATATGGAAGATTATAGATCGAAAGAGACACCAAAATTGTTACATTTTGGACTACGAATGTCACAAGCCGACCGATGATCGAATGCTTAGCACAAAATTTTCTGGTGAAGTAATTAGAAGAAACAAACACCTTGGCATAAATGAGTACCAATTCCTCTTGAAAGCAATTGTGAGCTCGGGTATTGGTGAGCAAACATATGCACCAAGAATGATCTTTTATGGCCGTGAAGCATGTCCTACATATGAAGATGGGATTTTGGAAATGGAAGAATTTTTCCATGATAGTATTGACAAGGTCTTGAAAAGAAATGGAATTTCCCCTAGTGAAATCGATGTTCTCGTGGTGAATATATCCATGTTAACTTGTATGCCTTCTTTAGCTGCTCGAATAATCAATTATTACAAGATGAGAGAAGATATCAAGGTGTATAATATCACCGGGATGGGGTGCAGTGCTAGTGTCATAGCGATAAATATCGTGCAAAGTATTTTCAAGAATGAGAAGAACAAGGTTGCACTTATGGTAACATCTGAATCCTTGAGTCCAAATTGGTACACAGGAAATAATAGATCTATGATTCTTGCTAATTGTTTGTTTAGATCAGGAGGGTCTGCAATTCTCTTGACAAACAAAGTAGCTTTGAAAAATAAGGCCATGTTCAAGTTGAAATGCCTAGTTCGAACACACCATGGTGCAAAAGATGAAGCCTATGATAGTTGCATACAAAAAGAAGATGATCAAGGTCACATAGGTTTCCACCTTGATAAAACACTACCAAAGGCCGCGACAAAGGCACTAGTCGATAATTTGAAAACAATTGCACCCTTAATTCTCCCAGTGAGAGAGTTACTTCGATTTGCAATTGTGTCACTTGTTAGAAAAATGAATTGGGGTTCAACAAAAGGAGGAGCTAGGCCAGTGGTCAATTTCAAAACAGGTGTGGATCATATTTGCCTTCATACAGGAGGAAAAGCAGTAATTGATGGAGTTGGGACAAATTTGAATCTAAGTGAGTATGATTTAGAGCCAGCAAGAATGACTTTACATAGATTTGGTAACACTTCAGCAAGTAGTCTTTGGTATGTGTTGGGTTATATGGAGGCTAAAAAAAGGTTAAAGAAAGGTGATAAAGTGCTAATGATTAGCTTTGGAGCAGGGTTTAAGTGTAATAGTTGTTTGTGGGAAGTGTTAAGAGATTTGGGAAATGAAAATGTTTGGAAAGATTGCATTGATAATTATCCGCCAAAAACTTTAGCAAATCCCTTCTTGGAGAAATTTGGATGGCTACATGATGAAGATCCAAACACTTTTGTTGTTCCAGATGACTATGTTATTCCAGATGACTAA